The Podarcis muralis chromosome 10, rPodMur119.hap1.1, whole genome shotgun sequence genome includes a region encoding these proteins:
- the BID gene encoding BH3-interacting domain death agonist isoform X2, whose translation MDQGDYNSPFQEAQLTKILLYSFLEKSSDCAFASELCALKNQLVSEQDDDDELQTDGNRFGQPEDIIYPNSDEEEIFRIIGAQLAEIGDQLAAEIDPSLIQNLVRQFMAKNMSKEAITNHLSQAVKEVVRRMPLEMEQERAMLVVAMVLAKKVANTMPSLLQQVFSTTVNYINENLRDYVNNLEPER comes from the exons ATGGACCAG GGTGATTATAATAGCCCCTTTCAGGAGGCACAGCTAACCAAGATTCTTCTCTACTCCTTCCTGGAGAAGTCTTCCGACTGCGCTTTTGCTTCAGAGCTTTGTGCTTTGAAAAACCAGTTGGTTTCAGAGCAGGACGATGATGACGAGCTTCAGACAGATGGCAACAGATTTGGGCAACCTGAGGACA TCATATATCCAAATTCAGATGAAGAGGAAATTTTCCGGATTATTGGAGCTCAGCTGGCTGAAATCGGAGATCAGCTGGCTGCCGAGATTGACCCATCGCTCATACAGAATCTTGTGCGGCAGTTTATGGCGAAGAACATGTCCAAAGAG gcAATAACCAATCACCTGTCTCAAGCAGTGAAGGAAGTTGTGCGAAGGATGCCTTTGGAAATGGAGCAAGAGAGAGCCATGCTAGTGGTAGCTATGGTTTTAGCCAAAAAAGTAGCAAACACTATGCCATCTCTTCTACAACAAGTGTTCAGCACAACCGTGAACTACATCAACGAGAACCTCCGTGATTAtgtgaacaacttggaacctgag AGGTGA
- the BID gene encoding BH3-interacting domain death agonist isoform X1: MDQGDYNSPFQEAQLTKILLYSFLEKSSDCAFASELCALKNQLVSEQDDDDELQTDGNRFGQPEDIIYPNSDEEEIFRIIGAQLAEIGDQLAAEIDPSLIQNLVRQFMAKNMSKEAITNHLSQAVKEVVRRMPLEMEQERAMLVVAMVLAKKVANTMPSLLQQVFSTTVNYINENLRDYVNNLEPEVI; the protein is encoded by the exons ATGGACCAG GGTGATTATAATAGCCCCTTTCAGGAGGCACAGCTAACCAAGATTCTTCTCTACTCCTTCCTGGAGAAGTCTTCCGACTGCGCTTTTGCTTCAGAGCTTTGTGCTTTGAAAAACCAGTTGGTTTCAGAGCAGGACGATGATGACGAGCTTCAGACAGATGGCAACAGATTTGGGCAACCTGAGGACA TCATATATCCAAATTCAGATGAAGAGGAAATTTTCCGGATTATTGGAGCTCAGCTGGCTGAAATCGGAGATCAGCTGGCTGCCGAGATTGACCCATCGCTCATACAGAATCTTGTGCGGCAGTTTATGGCGAAGAACATGTCCAAAGAG gcAATAACCAATCACCTGTCTCAAGCAGTGAAGGAAGTTGTGCGAAGGATGCCTTTGGAAATGGAGCAAGAGAGAGCCATGCTAGTGGTAGCTATGGTTTTAGCCAAAAAAGTAGCAAACACTATGCCATCTCTTCTACAACAAGTGTTCAGCACAACCGTGAACTACATCAACGAGAACCTCCGTGATTAtgtgaacaacttggaacctgaggtgatataa